In Streptomyces sp. NBC_01231, the sequence GGGAATCGACCCGGCCCATCGGGACGAACTGTCCGACCTGCTCGCCGGGTTGCTGAGCCGGCTGGAGGGCCGCCTCGGAGCGCCACGCCCCTGAGTTCCCTCCGGTGCCCCCGGCTCCGCAAGTTTCGAAGCCTGCGTGCCATTGACGCGGCCGACGTGCCCTTCTTACGTTCGACCAGGCCGGTTCGGATCATCGACTGGCGTACGACATGCCGGACGAAGGATGATGCCGTGACAACCGAAGACCCCGCTGCCACTGTTTCTGATCGGCTCCCCGGCATCTCTGATCGGATCGTCATCGTTCCCGACCGGCTCACCGTCGACCTCGGAGCCGAGACGGGCCCCTTCCACGGGGGCGCAAGCGGCACGCTCTACGGCCTGTACGGCGACGGAGTGCCCAGTCGCGAGGTCGTCGAGGGCATGTACGTCCGCACGGTCACGACCAAGGCCCAGGACGGCATCCAGCATCCGGGTGCCGACGCGCTGGAGATCCTCCCGTCCTTCGTCGCGGCGGGCGGCCAGGACGTGTACGTCTACCTGCCCGACCACTACCGGGGCTTCCCCTACGAGTGGCCCGGCGCCACCGGCGAGGAGCGGCTGGCCGGATTCCTGGAGGTCGTGCGCCGCCAGGTCGAACACGTCCTGACCCTGGGCGCGTACCGGTCCCATGTCGTGTACGTGCCGTTCAACGAGCCCGAGGGCAACATGTTCGGCGAGGGGGAGTGGAGCTACGACCGGACCTCCTGGCGCACCGACCCGCGGCACTACTTCGCGGCCTGGCAGCAGGCGTACCACCTCATCAAGACCCTCGACCCCCGGGCGCGGATCGCCGGACCCAACACCTGCGTCCTGTACCCCGAGGTCAGGGACTTCCTGGAGTTCGCCAAGGCCCAGGACGTGCTGCCCGACGTGATCACCTGGCACGAGCTGTCCTCGCCGGCCGAGGTCCGCACGAACGTGGCCAAGTACCGCGAGATGGAAAGGGAGTTGGGCATCGGCCCGCTGCCGGTCAACCTCAACGAGTACGCGCACAACTACCACGTCTCCGTCCCCGGCCAGATGGTGCAGTGGATCTCCGCGATCGAGGAGTCGAAGGTCGACGCCGACCTGGCGTACTGGAACATCGCGGGCAACCTCAACGACTCGGCCGTCGAGGCGGGCAAGGGCAACGGCCAGTGGTGGCTGTTCAACGCCTACGGGCAGCTGACCGGCAACACGGTCCGGGTCACCGCCCCGCATCCCAACGTGCAGTACACGCTGCAGGGCCTGGCCGCCCTGGACCGGGACAAACGGCAGGCCCGGGTGCTGTTCGGGGGCGCGGCCGGCGCGGCCGACATCGTCTTCGAGGGCGTCGACCCCGGCCTCTTCGGGACGGCCGTGCACCTGCGGCTCCAGGAGATACCGTGGACGGGCCAAGTGGGCGTCTGCGCCCAGCCGTCACTGCTGCGGGACGAGGAACTGCCCGTCGTGGACGGCCGGGTGACCCTGCCGGTGTCCGAACTCGACGCGATGTCCGCCTACCAGGTCATCCTGGCGCCCGGCGGCTACGGAGCCCCGATCGCGCTGCCCCAGGAGGGCCGACGGCGGACGTACGAGGCCGAGGACGCCACGTACACGGGCGGCGGCTACTCCCGGAACGGGCCCGAAGGGTCCCCGGACGACGTCGACCGGTTCGCCACCTCCGGCGGATATCACGTGGGCGGCCTGCGCACGGGATCCGACGGCGTGCTCGCCTTCGACATCGAGGTCCCGCGCGAGGGCACCTACGAACTCCGGGTGTTCGCCAACTCCTACAACCAGGCCGAGCTGGTGCGCGAGCACGGGCCCACCAACGTCTTCCTTCGCGTGGACGGCGAGAACCCGCGCGAGCTGCTGCTGCCGCTCGGCTACAAGTGGGCGGTGTGGGGGCACACCGACACCCGCGTCGAGCTGACCGCGGGCAGCCACCGCGTCACCCTCGCGGCGCGGGACCCCGAACTCGGCGCCACCAAGGGGGACGCCGTCGTCGACAGGCTGGACCTCGTACGGTGCGACGACGACACCACCGCGCTGTACGAGGCCGAGTACGCCGCACTCGGCGGCGGGACGGCCGTCAGCTACGCGCACCGCGGAGCCTCGGGGCCGGGAGCCGCCGTGCTCCCCAGGGGCGGCACCGTCACCTTCTGGGTGCACGCGGACGACGACGGCGAGGCGAGCGTCACCGTCGACGTGCTCGGCCCCGGTCAGGGCCTGCTGAGCGTCAACGGCGAGGACGTCGGACGCGTCGAGCGGGGAGCCGTGCCGCTCTTCCTCACCGGGGGCGTCAACAAGCTCACGGTCACCGGGAGTTCGGAGCGCATGGTCGTGGACCGGCTGCGCGTCGGCCCGTCGCGCGGACTGCTGCCCAGCGCCGTGTACCCGGCCGAGGAGGGCCTCCTGACCGGCACGGCGAAGGTGACCGGTCACTCGTACGCCACCGGCAGCAAGGCGGTCGACGGGGTCGGCGGCGGCCCCGGCAACGCCCTCACGCTCACCGTGTCGGCCGAGCGGGCCGGACGCCACGCACTGACCCTCCGCTACGCCAACGGCGAGCAGGCGCCCGCCACCCACTACAACCCGGACCCGGTCTGCCGCCACGCGGACGTCCGTGTCAACGGGGCCGACCCGCACCGGGTCCTGTTCCCCACCACCTTCCACTTCAACAACTTCTGGAACCTCTCGGTCCCCGTCACCCTGGAGCCGGGCGCCAACACGATCACCCTCACCGCCGACGAACTCCCGGACTTCGACGGCGCGACACGCAACCCGCACGGCCAGCGCTCCGCCCACGCCCCCGTCATCGACCGGGTGACGGTGACGCGATTGTTCTGACGCCCGGGTCCGGACACGCCGCCCCGGCGGACCTCGGCGGCCAGCGGCCTCAGTCCTCGTCCGGCGAGCGGTACACCCCGAACATGGCGCCCTGCGGGTCCCGCAGCACCGCGATGCGACGGCCCCCCTGGAGGGAGGTGGGTTCCATGAGGGCGGTGCCGCCCGCCGAGGTCGTGGTACTCGAGGCGGTGTCCACGTCGGCGACCGCGAAGTACGGCAGCCAGTGCGGTGGCACCTCGGGCGGGAACTTGTCGTCCATCGTCACCATGCCGCCGAAGTCCGCGCCGTCGAGGCCCCACTGCGTGTAGTGCTCCGAGGCGTTGACGCTCCAGCCGAAGACCGACGGGTAGAAGGCCCGGGCCTGCTCGGGGGCCCGGGTCAGCAGCTCCACCCAGCCCAGTGAACCGGGCGCGTTGAACAGCCCGGCGCCCGGGAAGGAACGGGCCTGCCACAGCTGGAAGGCCGCTCCGGTCGGATCGACGGACACCGCGAAACGGCCCACGTCGAACACGTCCATCGGGCCGACCAGAACGGTGCCGCCCGCCTCCGTGATCTCCCGGGCGGTGGCGTCGGCGTCCCGCACGGCGAATGACACGTTCCACGCGACGGGCTGCGACTCCTGGTACAGCGGGGCCAGCGCGGCGACCGCGGCGTCGCCGAGGTGCGCGATCGTGTAGCCGCCCGCCTCCTGGCGTGAGTCGGTCTCGGGGCGCCAGCCGAACAGCTCCGTGTAGAAGCGCTTCGCCGCCTCCAAGTCGTTGGTCCCCAGTTCGGTCCAGCAGGGACCGCCGGTCACCGGCTTGTCGAGCTTCATGGCGTTCCTTCCGAGTGCCTCGAGACCGTGTGGGCGAAGCCCCCTCTCAGCACGCTATGCCCCGGTCCGTGTCCCGGCCATCCGGCTGTGAACCGGCGACTCGGATACCGGGCCGGTACCGCAGCGGATGGTCCGCCGGCACCTCCACCAGCACGATCCGCGTCCCGTCCGGATCCGCGATCCACATCTCGACCAGTCCCCACGGCTCCGTCACCGGGGGCCGCACGATCTCGACGCCCTTGCCCCGCAGCTCCTCGTGAGCCGCGGCCACGTCCGCGACCTGGAGCCACAACCGCACCGCCGGCGACGGCGGCACCTCCGACCGCCCGGACACCTCCAGGAACCCGCCGCCGAGGAAGTAGACGGTGCCGCGCTCCGGCCCTTCCCCGAACTCGCGGTAGACGGCGAGCCCCAACTGCTCGCCGTAGAAGACACGGGACCGTTCCGGTTCAGTGGGCCGCAGCAACGTCCGGCCGCTCAGTACGTGCACCATGCACCAAGAGCGTAGTGGTGCCGCCCCGCGGCGTTACCCTCATCGATGCCCGTGCCGTGCCCCGCCGAAGAACCGGAGATCCGAGCCATGGAGACCGCCGCCACCCGACTGAGCTTTCGTGACGCCACCGACGCCGACGTGGACGTCCTGGTCGCGCTGATCGAGTCGGCGTATCGCGGGGACTCCAGCCGTACCGGCTGGACCACCGAGGCGGACATCCTCGAAGGGCAGCGGACCGACCCGCAGGGCGTGCTGGACGTCATCAAGGCGGCCGACAGCCGGCTGCTCACAGTCGAGCGCGAGGGCCGGATCGTCGCCTGCTGCCAGCTCGAACACCGCGGCGACCACGCCTACTTCGGGATGTTCGCGGTCAGCCCGGCCGTGCAGGGCGGCGGCCTCGGCAAGGTGATCATCACGGAGGCGGAGCGACAGGCCCGCGAGACCTGGGGCGCCACCGAGATGCACATGACCGTGATCTCCGTACGCGAAGACCTCGTCGCCTGGTACGAGCGCCGCGGCTACCGCCGTACGGGAAGGATGACCCCCTTCCCGTACGGCGACGAGCGTTTCGGCATTCCGCAGCGCGACGACCTGGAGTTCGAGCTGCTGGTCAAGGAGCTCGCGTGATCCTTACGGCGGTCGCCTGACCGTCACGCCGTGAAGCGGCCGGTGCGCCTGATCTCCGGATAGTCGGTGGTCGCGCCGTCCAGCTCCAGGGCCCGCACCAGCCGCAGCTGTTCCTGTGTGTTCACCACCCAGCCGATGATCCTCAGGTCCGCCTTGCGCGCGGCCTCCACGGTTTCGAGGGTGAGGCGGCGGATGTTGAGGCAGACGGTCGCGGCACCGGCCTCGACAGCGCGCTCCACGATGTCGGTGCCGTAGCGGCTGCCGATCAGCGCGGTGCGTACCCCGGGCAGCAGCCGGGTGATCTCGGCGATCGCCTCGTCGTGGAACGAGGACACCTCCACGCGGGCGGTCAGGTTCCGCCGGTCCAGGACCTCGGCGAGCGCGCGGGCCGCCGCCAGGTCCTTGATCTCGGCCTGCAGCGGCAGCCGTACGGCGTCCAGCACCTCCTCGAACACCGGGATCCGCTCGCCGAGCCCGGCGTCCAGCGCGCGCAGCTCGTCGAGCGTCCGCTCGGCGATCGGGCCGGTCCCGTCGGTCGTACGGTCCACGTCGGCGTCGTGCATCACGACGAGCGCGTCGTCCTTGCTCAGATGCAGATCGAGTTCGATGACGTCGAGGCCCGCCTGTTCGGCGGCGACGAAGGATCGCAGGGTGTTCTCGGGCTCGACACCCATGACTCCCCGGTGCCCGATGGTGAGGAAGTTCAACGTTCGACTCTCTTCCGTCGACGGCGGCTCGGCACGCCGCGCAGACCGGGCCGGAGGGCTGCGCGGGCGGATTTGCAGCCTATCGGCCCCGCCCCGCGATGAACCCGCCCCTGCACGGGGAGCGATGCGCGAAGCATAAGTAGCTGCCGTTCGGGTATCTGGCAGGAAAATATTCCGTGATGATGGGGGGTAGGCAGGATAATTTCCCGAGCCCCTACTTGCTGACCGAAACCATATGTGTATACGGTCGTCCTACGCGAGGTTCTCCCGTGGAGGGTGAGACATGACGGAAATTCTTGTGCAGACGGCTTCGGGGGAACAGGTTCCTCCCGCGACCAGGGTGGTGGAGCACCCGGCGTGGCCCGTGCTCAAGGATGCCGTGGAGCAGATCCGGCCATGGCAGTCCAAGGACGGGTCGATCGACTTCCTGACCGACGGCGCCCCGGACCCGGCCGCCGCCGAACGCGCCGTCCGGCGGGTCGTCGACGCCGTGGAGGAGCTGTCGCCGCTGCTCGGGCACGACGTCGCGTACCACCGGGCCCTCGTGAAGGACCTGCTCCGCTGGTCCGACGGCGGCTTCGAGGTGCCGGACTTCCTCGACTCACTGCTGGCCTTCCAGCCCGCCAGGAACCGCGCGGACGGCCTCCAGCACCTGGTCGTCTTCCCGATGTACACGCAGAACGGCAACCCGGACCGCAACCTCGAAGCGGTCGTGCTGCGCATGGTCTGGCCCGACTGGCTCGCCGAGCTGGAGCGCACCCGTTACGACAACCCGCTGTTCTGCGGCATCAAGTTCGAGGACTTCACGTCCGGATACGACACCAACTCGGCCGTCCTCTTCCCGGAGACCATCGCCGTGCGCGAGGCCCCCGAGCGGTTCAGCTGGGGCGGCATCTTCTGTGACCGCGAGGCCGCGCGCTTCCGCCGCGTGACCGACGCCGCCGTCGACGTCCTGGGCCTGGAGCTGCCCGAGGACATCGCCGCGATGGTCCACGACCAGAAGCGCTGCGAGGAGGCCTTCGTGCTGTGGGACATGGTCCACGACCGCACCCACAGCCACGGCGACCTGCCCTTCGACCCGTTCATGATCAAGCAGCGCCAGCCGTTCTGGATGTACGGCCTCGAAGAGCTGCGCTGCGACCTCACCGCCTTCAGGGAGGCCGTGAAGCTGGCGGCCGACGGCGTCCCGCAGGCCCGTGACGTGCAGTACGCCGTGCTGTTCGACCGCATGTTCCGCTTCCCGGTCACCGGTGAGCGGGTGCGCAACTAC encodes:
- a CDS encoding VOC family protein, yielding MVHVLSGRTLLRPTEPERSRVFYGEQLGLAVYREFGEGPERGTVYFLGGGFLEVSGRSEVPPSPAVRLWLQVADVAAAHEELRGKGVEIVRPPVTEPWGLVEMWIADPDGTRIVLVEVPADHPLRYRPGIRVAGSQPDGRDTDRGIAC
- a CDS encoding DUF6421 family protein; amino-acid sequence: MTEILVQTASGEQVPPATRVVEHPAWPVLKDAVEQIRPWQSKDGSIDFLTDGAPDPAAAERAVRRVVDAVEELSPLLGHDVAYHRALVKDLLRWSDGGFEVPDFLDSLLAFQPARNRADGLQHLVVFPMYTQNGNPDRNLEAVVLRMVWPDWLAELERTRYDNPLFCGIKFEDFTSGYDTNSAVLFPETIAVREAPERFSWGGIFCDREAARFRRVTDAAVDVLGLELPEDIAAMVHDQKRCEEAFVLWDMVHDRTHSHGDLPFDPFMIKQRQPFWMYGLEELRCDLTAFREAVKLAADGVPQARDVQYAVLFDRMFRFPVTGERVRNYDGLGGQLLFAYLHKHDVVRWTDNKLFIDWQRAPQVTNQLCADIEKLYRDGIDRPKLVHWFAGYELVSTYLAPHPGSRWAKGPDALDLSQPPRKLVDDVLPDEFPLSMFYEALSKKLKKVIASTRGITAESAERIAA
- a CDS encoding glycerophosphodiester phosphodiesterase family protein; protein product: MNFLTIGHRGVMGVEPENTLRSFVAAEQAGLDVIELDLHLSKDDALVVMHDADVDRTTDGTGPIAERTLDELRALDAGLGERIPVFEEVLDAVRLPLQAEIKDLAAARALAEVLDRRNLTARVEVSSFHDEAIAEITRLLPGVRTALIGSRYGTDIVERAVEAGAATVCLNIRRLTLETVEAARKADLRIIGWVVNTQEQLRLVRALELDGATTDYPEIRRTGRFTA
- a CDS encoding GNAT family N-acetyltransferase — encoded protein: METAATRLSFRDATDADVDVLVALIESAYRGDSSRTGWTTEADILEGQRTDPQGVLDVIKAADSRLLTVEREGRIVACCQLEHRGDHAYFGMFAVSPAVQGGGLGKVIITEAERQARETWGATEMHMTVISVREDLVAWYERRGYRRTGRMTPFPYGDERFGIPQRDDLEFELLVKELA
- a CDS encoding VOC family protein, which gives rise to MKLDKPVTGGPCWTELGTNDLEAAKRFYTELFGWRPETDSRQEAGGYTIAHLGDAAVAALAPLYQESQPVAWNVSFAVRDADATAREITEAGGTVLVGPMDVFDVGRFAVSVDPTGAAFQLWQARSFPGAGLFNAPGSLGWVELLTRAPEQARAFYPSVFGWSVNASEHYTQWGLDGADFGGMVTMDDKFPPEVPPHWLPYFAVADVDTASSTTTSAGGTALMEPTSLQGGRRIAVLRDPQGAMFGVYRSPDED
- a CDS encoding cellulosome protein; the protein is MSDRIVIVPDRLTVDLGAETGPFHGGASGTLYGLYGDGVPSREVVEGMYVRTVTTKAQDGIQHPGADALEILPSFVAAGGQDVYVYLPDHYRGFPYEWPGATGEERLAGFLEVVRRQVEHVLTLGAYRSHVVYVPFNEPEGNMFGEGEWSYDRTSWRTDPRHYFAAWQQAYHLIKTLDPRARIAGPNTCVLYPEVRDFLEFAKAQDVLPDVITWHELSSPAEVRTNVAKYREMERELGIGPLPVNLNEYAHNYHVSVPGQMVQWISAIEESKVDADLAYWNIAGNLNDSAVEAGKGNGQWWLFNAYGQLTGNTVRVTAPHPNVQYTLQGLAALDRDKRQARVLFGGAAGAADIVFEGVDPGLFGTAVHLRLQEIPWTGQVGVCAQPSLLRDEELPVVDGRVTLPVSELDAMSAYQVILAPGGYGAPIALPQEGRRRTYEAEDATYTGGGYSRNGPEGSPDDVDRFATSGGYHVGGLRTGSDGVLAFDIEVPREGTYELRVFANSYNQAELVREHGPTNVFLRVDGENPRELLLPLGYKWAVWGHTDTRVELTAGSHRVTLAARDPELGATKGDAVVDRLDLVRCDDDTTALYEAEYAALGGGTAVSYAHRGASGPGAAVLPRGGTVTFWVHADDDGEASVTVDVLGPGQGLLSVNGEDVGRVERGAVPLFLTGGVNKLTVTGSSERMVVDRLRVGPSRGLLPSAVYPAEEGLLTGTAKVTGHSYATGSKAVDGVGGGPGNALTLTVSAERAGRHALTLRYANGEQAPATHYNPDPVCRHADVRVNGADPHRVLFPTTFHFNNFWNLSVPVTLEPGANTITLTADELPDFDGATRNPHGQRSAHAPVIDRVTVTRLF